The nucleotide sequence ACGGTGAGCTTTGATTCTTTGGTGTGATGGTAAATAAGatgaattattgttttttttaccaaaaaggAAGATAAGTTATTGTTTCTCCTTAAGAAATGGCAAATGATTTGGATAAAATCTTGGACCGTCTTATAATAACATATGCTTCGTCTTGGTTGGTCTTGAACTTTTGTTTCATCTCCTTGTCTTTAAGTTTAAATTCTTTTAAGACTTCTATTTGACTAGTCCTGAGTTGGTGTGCCTTTTGTAGAGaactattattttctttctgATTAATTAAATACTCCACATTTGGTTGAATTCTTCTCTTGATAGTTGATAACTTGATATCGACATTCtagttgtgtgtgtgtgtgtcgttGGGCGTTGACATTTGTGGTTCTATGTCTTCATCACAAGCAGTGCATTTACGCACATTAGGACCTAGCTTTTTATAACATTAACGAGAaaaatcgcataaaaacctTAAAAGTGTTATTTACTAGTATCATTTTAAACTTTGAtgttttttactaatatttttaattttcaaactgACAATTGTAtcacaaaaaaatttcaaaataaaagaaatgacGAATAGTACATGTAAAAGGAAATCTTgctccttttcaaaaaaaaaaactaaaaggaaaagtttgaaattttgaaacacTTGAGTACGTATTATCGGTTATACATTGCGTTTTgtctattaaaaatttaaaatctatcATCACTTCCGATAACACTCTCCATCGCAGAATTGTTATCTTCGTCCTTCTTGGGTCACTTGTAGCCATCATTAATTCTGTATGCAATGGTAGGTTTGCTTATTTAATGCTCTACTATGACTTTTCGTTTCAAGCTTTTCAAGGATGGATTTTGAACGTGGGCGTTCTTAAACCTATAAGATAATCTATAAATATTATTGGGATTGATGAAGTTTAGTAGTTACCGTATTTATTCGTTTATCGAAATtcctataaatttattatagcGGTATTACCAAAAACAATCACCCACCTTGCCACTATTTAATACCACATGCACAAGTTAAACCACAAATAGAAGTGCGCCTATACTCTCCGGCGGTATTCTACTCTTCCGACGGCTGTCAGTTTTCAGAGTCACTAAGATCCGACATCTCTCGTTTAGGTTTGTTGCTTCTGTTCTatttctactctctctctctctctcggtcgCAGCTTAGGTGCTTTTGAATTCATATTTCCATTCATTCTggtttatattcataaatttctATTCCATGTAAGTTTTTTTCTTGGTTATGAAACCTCAATGAGAAGTACAGCGACTAAGCTATAGAGTTCCCCAAATTTTCTTGTCTGAGAACATTTTAGATATCATCTTGTTTCTCAAAATTAACCATGACCTGATGTTTGGAACCTGGGAGCTAGTGATCTGTACTTGCTGCTAACTTGTGAATTGCCTTCTTTTGGATAGTATCTGCTTATGTATATGGTAGTGGGGTCCTTAGAGGAGAATAAGTGACGGGCTGTATcattttttgggtatttttaaCTAACACTTGCTTTTGTGCTTGGTTttcatattcatttttttttgttcgtgTGTCCGGTCAGTTAGGCCAGTAGTATAGTTGCATACGTGATTTGCATATTCGAGAACAATAAAGTTTAACTACTATCTTAACAAACAATAGAGCATGTGTTTTGTTTTAAGAATGATGTATAAGATTCATCCTCTAATCTGGCTAATGAAAAACAAATTCTCAGCTGAAAAAGCATTTAacactatttatatatattaggcGTGTTAGAGCACCCTTATTTCCAATATAAGGAGTTCTCaagaataataaaacaagaaaagtaaTAAGTGAGTTTCTCTCCTCCCAGTCAGATATTTGAGATGAAGATGCTCTCATATCTGACATAGGTGTTTTATTTATGTCAACATGCGTCTATTGCAACGTGGCTTTTCTTGATCGTCTATATCCGTTTTTTTTTCAGTTGTGTAAAAGATCAGCAAAATGGTTGCTCAAGGGTTCACTGTGGATCTTGACAAGCCCCTTGCTTTCCAGGTAAGAGTTTAAgtagtatatgatctgaatattgGCTGGAGACCATAACACACaagattgttttgttttttcaaagcTGTATTCCCTTGTCAACCCCCCGGCCCTCTTGGTATTGCTTTGAATGTTTGACAGGTTGGTCATCTCGGAGAAGCTTACGACGAATGGGTTCACCAACCTATTGTAACAAAGGAAGGCCCTCGGTTTTTCCATAATGACTTTTGGGAggtatatatcattttttttttaatttaccatTGAACTTTTCAATAATaagcaataatatattagataaGCCCTTGATCCTCCATGGTCTGACATATTTGCAATGAAACAGTTCTTGACCCTTACAGTTTGGTGGGCGGTTCCTGTCATTTGGTTGCCAGTTGTTGTCTGGTGCATCTCCATGTCAGGAAGCATGGGCTGTTCATTCCCAGAAGTTGTCTCATTGGTTGCCTTGGGAATATTTATCTGGACTTTTATAGAATACTGTCTTCACCGTTTCCTTTTCCACATGAAGACCAAGAGTTACTGGTTcgtcacacacacacacactttcTTTCTCTGTGTGTTACATTTTATATACTTAGTAGTCACTATGAATCCTCTTCAACTAGATGCTAATGTTATTGTGAAACCATTTCAGGGGAAACACGGCACACTATCTTATCCACGGATACCATCACAAGCACCCAATGGACCACCTTCGACTCGTCTTTCCTCCTGCCTTAACAGCTATTATGTGCTTTCCTGTAAGAATTTGATCACACAGTATATACTGTcctgtttttaaaataaaaccttTTTAATGCGTTTTATCTTTTTGCTTGTGTCCCAGCTCTGGAACCTTGCGAAGCTAATCGCAACTCCTTCAGCTGCACCTGCATTGTTTGGAGGCGGCCTGTTCGGCTATGTGATGTACGATCTTACTCACTACTACCTTCACCATGCCAACCCAACTATACCAGTAACCAAAAACCTCAAGGTTTAAACAAGGCCAagtcttcttctcttttgtaTACATACAAATCTTACACAtcattattaaaaagtttatgggtttttgttgttgtttttgtgaTATCTGCAGAAATCCCATTTGAACCATCACTTCAGGATTCAGGACAAGGGATATGGAGTAACTTCGTCGCTATGGGACATAGTGTTTGGTACACTTCCCACCACAAAAGCTCTCAAAAGAGAGCAACAAAAGTACTAAGATGGATGCAAACGAAAAAGGATATTAATTTGTAATATACAGTTCATCTTAAACTATTTAATCAATCACTCTATGTTAATCTGATCACGTTTGTTTTGGACTAATAATGTCTTTGTATATCAATATACTACACATCCTATGTAATAGTTTTTATGTGTttcacaacttaaaaaaaaaaaaaagactttgttTACAACAAGTGCACATATATGCTTGTTATGACGCTTATTCTGAAGAGATACAAAAACTAGATGGTTGCGATGTGTGGGTCTCTCGAAGCTTTTCATGTACGAGAGCTAACCACATGGACATCCCCTCGTGTCATAAGAGTGATGGGAATCGAGCTTACCGTGTTCCGTACGTTTCTATCAACAAATTATGATGATCAGTTGACAGTTGACAGTTGATCACAAATGCAAGAAAAGGGCCTTTATCTTgaatttattcaaataaaaaaacccTGTTAAAGTATGTTAGTCTCTCGTTAAAAAAACTAGAGATtttaccgcgctacgcgcggtttGTTTGTctataaacattatataatacTAATGTTAAATATAACTTAAAccttagatttattttttaaaaaaaaaatattatatcatttatttgtttcaaaatattttatttttttgaaatatcattaatttatgttaacatattaaatgtttctattaatagtttagtaatcatatttaaatctttcttaaaaattataatactctacatttaataaaataaaaatgttttctgttatgttatgtatattctatattttttatagatcatctgattggtttttaattattttttgaaatataggTAAATAAcctttatttcatataaatatataattttataaatgtgcAATGATTTTTAATACTTAAATCTGTAAATTTTGATAACCAATAAAATGATTCAGTAATTCTTTAAGTTTTGAAgccataatttattttcaataaacttttttggtatttatgtttttgtaaataatcatttgttataaaaatgtgaaatatgTAGTAGATTTCAGTATGAACGATTCCATATTAGTTACTACATAAAGTACTATGGATAGATTGCATTACACATATGCAGATATATTAGTCAttggtaaattttaaaaaattctaaccTTGGAATATTGTTTGTATGTTACAGTAGAAACTTATTTCCACTATTCTTAAGCTTGCGAAGGTGTTGGAATAGGGAGAAgcaatttagaaagtttttaaaacttGTAAAAAATTCTCAATGCATTAATTGGTGATGTTCTAACCTAAATTCTTATAAATAACGTGGAAAAATTTAATGGTATATAGATAGATTGAAggtaacaatttaaaaaaatgtaaatgtgATTTACTGAGAATCAAAAGCAGATCTAAATAActtattaaattgataaatgttTATCTtataattttgtgattaaaCCATATTTAAgcttatttctattttatattgacatatatgttttttaagaATGTCAACACTTTTAAAGTTTACtatatttattcttttattttatgttattttaatttaactttCAATCCGGAATTGTTTTTATACCAATTTCATctaattttaaatctaataagaacTAAAAAAAAGTACCATGATTAACacaataaatatgatgaaggtaGTTGGATATTAACCGGTTCCTACTTTTGCTATCTAAATTAagcggaaaattaaaataatcgAACTAAAACCAagctaaattttgtaaatactCAAAT is from Brassica napus cultivar Da-Ae chromosome A4, Da-Ae, whole genome shotgun sequence and encodes:
- the LOC106420608 gene encoding dihydroceramide fatty acyl 2-hydroxylase FAH1, with product MVAQGFTVDLDKPLAFQVGHLGEAYDEWVHQPIVTKEGPRFFHNDFWEFLTLTVWWAVPVIWLPVVVWCISMSGSMGCSFPEVVSLVALGIFIWTFIEYCLHRFLFHMKTKSYWGNTAHYLIHGYHHKHPMDHLRLVFPPALTAIMCFPLWNLAKLIATPSAAPALFGGGLFGYVMYDLTHYYLHHANPTIPVTKNLKKSHLNHHFRIQDKGYGVTSSLWDIVFGTLPTTKALKREQQKY